A window from Rana temporaria chromosome 8, aRanTem1.1, whole genome shotgun sequence encodes these proteins:
- the LOC120909359 gene encoding zinc finger protein 2 homolog produces MEEWEYIEGHKDLYKDVIVEDQPPITSLGLPERLEVAQLCRAVKEESESIKFVRGVNTETENTTVTINQESEHKEDLAEGDRTLVDQEKAEEHQQVNQDSDHKEDLMEGDGILVDKVKAEEHQQVHQDSDHKEDLVEGDGILVDKVKAEEHQQVHEEHQQVNQDSDHKEDLMEGDGILVDKVKAEEHQQVHQDSDHKEDLMEGDGTLVDKDQAEEHQQVHEEHQQVHQDSDHKEDLMEGDGILVDNVKAEEHQQVHEEHQQVHQDSDHKKDLVEGDGTLVDKDQAEEHQQVHTSPKLFYCSECKKTFREKTKLKRHLKVHTGEKPFPCKDCGKCFAEKSTLQRHSRSHSKERPYPCPTCGKDFIRRSTLIIHLRIHTGEKPYVCSECGRGFNQKFDLKKHEMAHTGEKQFFCEDCGKRFAQKRSLAQHKQVHTGEKPYVCAVCGMSFTHRLLLVVHKTTHSGEKPYKCSECGSCFSRRTHLIVHQKLHAGEKPFACSECGKSFSSNLRLQTHKRIHSADHSYSCSECDKSFLHKSKLILHQVIHTGERPFSCPDCGKCFPRKGELTVHQRRHLVEKPYSCSWCGKSFHLNSALVNHQRIHTGERPYTCPECEKCFTRRGALTAHQRTHTGEKPYTCSECGKSFTQKTGLNTHRRIHTGERPYVCPDCGKSFTRRSYLTQHQKAHLSESSLPN; encoded by the exons atggaggagtgggagtatatagaaggacacaaggatctctacaaggacgtcatcgTGGAGGATCAGCCGCCAATCACATCACTGG GTTTACCTGAAAGACTTGAGGTGGCACAGCTGTGCCGTGCTGTAAAGGAGGAATCGGAGTCTATCAAATTTGTCAGGGGAGTTAATACAGAGACAGAGAACACAACAGTTACCATAAATCAGGAATCGGAGCACAAAGAAGATCTTGCGGAAGGAGATAGAACATTAGTAGACCAAGAGAAGGCTGAGGAACATCAACAAGTCAATCAGGACTCAGACCACAAAGAAGATCTCATGGAAGGAGATGGAATATTAGTAGACAAAGTCAAGGCTGAGGAACATCAACAAGTCCATCAAGACTCAGACCACAAAGAAGATCTCGTGGAAGGAGATGGAATATTAGTAGACAAAGTCAAGGCTGAGGAACATCAACAAGTCCATGAGGAACATCAACAAGTCAATCAGGACTCAGACCACAAAGAAGATCTCATGGAAGGAGATGGAATATTAGTAGACAAAGTCAAGGCTGAGGAACATCAACAAGTCCATCAGGACTCAGACCACAAAGAAGATCTCATGGAAGGAGATGGAACATTAGTAGACAAGGACCAGGCTGAGGAACATCAACAAGTCCATGAGGAACATCAACAAGTCCATCAGGACTCAGACCACAAAGAAGATCTCATGGAAGGAGATGGAATATTAGTAGACAACGTCAAGGCTGAGGAACATCAACAAGTCCATGAGGAACATCAACAAGTCCATCAAGACTCAGACCACAAAAAAGATCTTGTGGAAGGAGATGGAACATTAGTAGACAAGGACCAGGCTGAGGAACATCAACAAGTCCATACAAGTCCAAAACTGTTCTACTGCTCTGAGTGCAAGAAGACTTTTCGGGAAAAGACAAAGCTTAAAAGGCACCTAAAGGTCCACACCGGGGAAAAGCCGTTTCCATGCAAAGATTGCGGGAAGTGTTTCGCGGAGAAATCGACACTTCAGAGACACTCGCGGTCGCACTCCAAGGAGCGGCCGTACCCTTGCCCAACATGCGGGAAGGACTTCATCAGGAGGAGCACTCTCATCATCCATCTCCGGattcacacaggggaaaagccttACGTGTGCAGCGAATGCGGGAGGGGCTTCAACCAGAAGTTCGACCTAAAAAAACACGAGATGGCCCACACGGGTGAGAAACAGTTTTTCTGCGAAGACTGCGGCAAACGTTTTGCGCAAAAGCGGTCGCTGGCCCAACACAAGCAGGttcacaccggggagaagccCTATGTGTGCGCCGTGTGTGGGATGAGCTTCACCCATCGTTTGCTCCTCGTCGTTCACAAGACGACTCATTCCGGCGAGAAACCTTACAAGTGCTCCGAGTGTGGGAGTTGCTTTTCCCGAAGGACGCACCTCATCGTTCACCAGAAACTTCACGCTGGGGAGAAGCCCTTTGcctgctctgagtgcgggaaGAGCTTCTCCAGTAACTTGCGTCTTCAAACTCACAAGAGGATTCATTCCGCCGACCACTCCTATTCgtgttcagaatgtgacaaaTCCTTTCTCCACAAATCAAAGCTGATCCTGCACCAGGTGATTCATACCGGGGAACGGCCTTTTTCATGCCCCGATTGCGGGAAGTGTTTTCCCCGTAAGGGAGAACTGACTGTTCACCAGAGGAGGCATCTGGTCGAGAAGCCTTATTCGTGTTCCTGGTGTGGAAAATCCTTCCACTTGAACTCGGCGCTGGTCAACCACCAACGAATCCACACGGGGGAACGGCCTTATACTTGTCCTGAATGTGAGAAGTGTTTCACCCGGCGTGGAGCACTGACGGCCCACCAGAGGAcacacactggggagaagccatatacgtgttcggagtgcgggaaatcCTTTACCCAAAAGACGGGACTCAACACGCATCGGCGTATCCACACTGGTGAACGGCCTTATGTTTGTCCTGACTGTGGGAAGTCCTTTACGCGCCGTTCCTACCTCACTCAACACCAGAAGGCCCACCTCTCAGAGAGTTCACTTCCCAATTAG